In Actinomadura citrea, a single window of DNA contains:
- a CDS encoding FAD-binding and (Fe-S)-binding domain-containing protein: MTDHREHGELVEALRAAGVSGVDDSALARSLYSSDASLYRVPPRVVVTPRETGELPAVLAVCRDAGVPLTMRGAGTSIAGNAVGPGVVVDVSRHLDRVLEIDPEAGTALVEPGIVQARLHRAAAEHGLRFGPDPSTRTRATLGGMIGNNACGSRALGYGRTSDNVLGLDVVTGSGERLRLGDVPGARPGSVLLERLRGLVGENLALVRTEFGRFGRQVSGYSLEHLLPEKGFDVARALVGSEGTLALTLAARVRMVREPAHRALVVLGYGSMAEAADAVPAILPHGPVACEGLDSRIVNVVRERRGAGAVPPLPSGSGWLLVELAGSEPGAPRSTAREIIAASGCADSALVEDMALADALWRIREDGSGLVARTPAGEQAHAGWEDAAVPPERLGAYLREFETLLAGYDLFGVPYGHFGDGCIHVRIDFPFGRTGGTRVFRDFLNDAAALAARHGGTMSGEHGDGRARSELLPHMYSAGALALCSAVKDVFDPDDVLNPGIIVRPAAVDADLRAVQTIPLDRGLGLAYRDDRGDLSRAVHRCTGVGKCRADNTGAGGVMCPSYLATREEKDSTRGRARVLQEVVSGKLGPDGWRSEALHDVLDLCLACKGCASDCPTGVDMASYKAEALHRRYRGRIRPRSHYALGRLPLWTRLAARAPAAVKAVNAAMRSRALKPLLAWGAGIDRRRTLPALAPVTFRRWFASHRSPEGRNGDVVLFVDSFTDAFSPEVGRATVQVLEHAGYRVTVTERPVCCGITWISTGQLDGARAQARRTVRALLPHVRRGARVVGMEPSCTGVLRSDAEELLRGVDAAAAREVAAATRTLAELLAETPDWTPPDLSGVTGIAQPHCHHHAVMGWAKDADLLRKAGAGVERLGDCCGLAGNFGVEKGHHEVSVAVAEQRLLPAVRAAGEDAVILADGFSCRTQLRELAHRDGEHLAQLLARRLPGR; the protein is encoded by the coding sequence GTGACCGACCATCGTGAGCACGGCGAGCTGGTGGAGGCGCTGCGGGCGGCCGGGGTCAGCGGGGTGGACGACTCGGCGCTCGCGCGGTCCCTGTACTCCTCGGACGCCTCCCTGTACCGGGTGCCGCCGCGGGTCGTGGTGACGCCCCGTGAGACGGGCGAGCTGCCGGCCGTCCTCGCGGTGTGCCGCGACGCCGGGGTGCCGCTCACCATGCGGGGCGCCGGGACGTCCATCGCGGGGAACGCGGTCGGGCCCGGGGTCGTCGTCGACGTGAGCCGGCACCTCGACCGGGTGCTGGAGATCGACCCGGAGGCGGGGACGGCGCTGGTGGAGCCCGGCATCGTGCAGGCGCGCCTGCACCGGGCGGCGGCGGAGCACGGGCTGCGGTTCGGGCCCGATCCGTCCACCCGGACGCGCGCCACGCTCGGCGGGATGATCGGCAACAACGCGTGCGGGTCGCGGGCGCTCGGCTACGGGCGCACGAGCGACAACGTGCTCGGCCTCGACGTCGTCACCGGATCCGGGGAGCGGCTGCGGCTCGGCGACGTGCCGGGGGCGCGCCCCGGCAGCGTCCTGCTGGAGCGGCTGCGGGGGCTGGTCGGTGAGAACCTGGCCCTCGTGCGGACGGAGTTCGGGCGGTTCGGCCGGCAGGTCTCCGGTTACTCGCTGGAGCACCTCCTGCCGGAGAAGGGCTTCGACGTCGCCCGCGCGCTGGTGGGAAGCGAGGGAACGCTCGCACTGACGCTGGCGGCTCGGGTGCGGATGGTCCGGGAGCCCGCGCACCGGGCGCTCGTGGTGCTCGGATACGGGTCGATGGCCGAGGCCGCCGACGCCGTCCCGGCGATCCTGCCGCACGGCCCGGTCGCGTGCGAGGGGCTGGACTCGCGGATCGTGAACGTCGTGCGGGAGCGGCGGGGCGCCGGCGCGGTGCCGCCGCTGCCGTCCGGGTCCGGATGGCTGCTGGTGGAACTGGCCGGATCCGAGCCGGGGGCGCCGCGTTCCACGGCGCGCGAGATCATCGCCGCGTCCGGCTGCGCCGACTCGGCTCTCGTGGAGGACATGGCGCTGGCCGACGCGCTGTGGCGGATCCGCGAGGACGGCTCCGGGCTCGTCGCGCGCACGCCCGCCGGCGAGCAGGCGCACGCCGGGTGGGAGGACGCGGCCGTCCCGCCCGAGCGGCTCGGCGCGTACCTGCGGGAGTTCGAGACGCTGCTGGCCGGCTACGACCTGTTCGGCGTCCCGTACGGCCATTTCGGCGACGGGTGCATCCACGTCCGCATCGACTTCCCGTTCGGACGGACCGGCGGGACGCGCGTCTTCCGGGACTTCCTGAACGACGCGGCCGCACTGGCGGCCCGGCACGGCGGCACCATGTCGGGCGAGCACGGCGACGGGCGGGCCCGCAGCGAGCTGCTGCCGCACATGTACTCGGCCGGGGCGCTGGCGCTGTGCTCGGCCGTCAAGGACGTCTTCGATCCGGACGATGTACTCAATCCCGGCATCATCGTGCGCCCGGCGGCCGTGGACGCCGACCTGCGCGCCGTGCAGACGATCCCGCTGGACCGGGGCCTCGGTCTCGCCTACCGGGACGACCGCGGCGACCTGTCCCGGGCCGTGCACCGCTGCACCGGCGTGGGCAAGTGCCGTGCCGACAACACCGGGGCGGGCGGCGTGATGTGCCCGTCCTACCTGGCGACCCGGGAGGAGAAGGACTCCACGCGCGGACGGGCCCGGGTCCTCCAGGAGGTCGTCAGCGGGAAGCTCGGCCCGGACGGCTGGAGGTCCGAGGCCCTGCACGACGTCCTCGACCTGTGCCTGGCCTGCAAGGGCTGCGCGTCCGACTGCCCGACCGGCGTCGACATGGCCTCCTACAAGGCGGAGGCGCTGCACCGGCGGTACCGGGGGCGGATCCGGCCGCGGTCCCACTACGCGCTCGGCCGGCTCCCGCTCTGGACCCGGCTCGCCGCCAGGGCGCCCGCGGCGGTCAAGGCGGTCAACGCGGCGATGCGGTCGCGCGCGTTGAAGCCGCTGCTCGCCTGGGGCGCGGGCATCGACCGGCGGCGCACGCTCCCCGCGCTCGCGCCCGTGACGTTCCGGCGCTGGTTCGCCTCCCACCGCAGCCCGGAGGGCCGCAACGGCGACGTCGTCCTGTTCGTGGACAGCTTCACCGACGCGTTCTCCCCGGAGGTGGGCCGGGCGACCGTGCAGGTGCTGGAGCACGCCGGCTACCGCGTCACGGTGACCGAGCGCCCCGTGTGCTGCGGGATCACGTGGATCTCCACCGGGCAGCTGGACGGGGCGCGGGCGCAGGCGCGCCGCACCGTCCGCGCGCTGCTCCCCCACGTCCGGCGCGGCGCCAGGGTCGTCGGCATGGAGCCGTCCTGCACCGGGGTGCTGCGGTCCGACGCCGAGGAGCTGCTGAGGGGCGTGGACGCGGCCGCCGCCCGCGAGGTCGCCGCCGCGACCCGCACCCTGGCCGAGCTGCTCGCCGAGACACCGGACTGGACGCCGCCCGACCTGTCCGGCGTCACCGGGATCGCGCAGCCGCACTGCCACCACCACGCCGTCATGGGCTGGGCGAAGGACGCCGACCTGCTGCGGAAGGCGGGCGCGGGCGTCGAGCGGCTCGGCGACTGCTGCGGGCTGGCCGGCAACTTCGGCGTCGAGAAGGGCCACCACGAGGTGTCGGTCGCCGTCGCCGAGCAGCGGCTGCTCCCGGCCGTCCGCGCGGCCGGGGAGGACGCCGTGATCCTGGCCGACGGGTTCAGCTGCCGCACGCAGCTGCGCGAGCTGGCGCACCGCGACGGCGAGCACCTCGCCCAGCTCCTGGCCCGGCGCCTGCCGGGGCGCTGA
- a CDS encoding IclR family transcriptional regulator — MPSVPSEESFLRRVVAVLSAFRPEDDGLGAAELARRSGLPKSTAHRIALDLVDAGLLERRGPRVRLGLRLFEIGQRVPRQRVLRDAAVPYMSDLREATRQTVHLAVLEGGEVVYVEILGSSGGPRLPSQVGGRLPAHVTGVGKAILAFSPPEAVQRVLESELVKASERSVTAPGLLARELETIRREGVAYDREESGRGIVCAASPVLGPDGLVLGALSVSGWATRMRLAAVAPAVHTAALTLSRTLGG, encoded by the coding sequence ATGCCGTCCGTTCCGTCCGAGGAGAGCTTCCTGCGCCGCGTCGTCGCGGTGCTGTCGGCGTTCCGTCCGGAGGACGACGGCCTGGGCGCCGCCGAGCTGGCCCGCCGCAGCGGCCTGCCGAAGTCGACCGCGCACCGCATCGCCCTCGACCTGGTGGACGCCGGGCTCCTGGAGCGCCGGGGCCCGCGGGTGCGGCTCGGGCTGCGGCTGTTCGAGATCGGGCAGCGGGTCCCGCGCCAGCGGGTGCTGCGGGACGCCGCCGTCCCGTACATGTCGGACCTGCGGGAGGCGACCCGGCAGACCGTCCACCTCGCGGTGCTGGAGGGCGGTGAGGTGGTCTACGTGGAGATCCTCGGCTCCTCCGGCGGGCCGCGGCTGCCGTCGCAGGTGGGCGGGCGGCTGCCCGCGCACGTGACCGGGGTGGGCAAGGCGATCCTCGCGTTCTCCCCGCCGGAGGCGGTGCAGCGGGTGCTGGAGTCGGAGCTGGTCAAGGCCAGCGAGCGCAGCGTGACCGCGCCGGGGTTGCTCGCCCGGGAGCTGGAGACGATCAGGCGGGAGGGCGTCGCCTACGACCGGGAGGAGTCCGGCCGCGGGATCGTCTGCGCCGCGAGCCCCGTCCTCGGCCCGGACGGCCTGGTCCTCGGCGCGCTGTCGGTGTCGGGCTGGGCGACCCGGATGCGGCTCGCCGCCGTCGCACCGGCCGTGCACACCGCCGCGCTCACCCTGTCGCGCACGCTGGGCGGTTAG
- a CDS encoding 2-keto-4-pentenoate hydratase: MDPGSVEKAAAALLDAYATGTPISPLTKDHPDMSVADAYAVQLAQVKAWTAAGARIKGHKVGLTSAAMQRQMGVDQPDFGVLLDTMFLPESAPIDTGRFLQPRIEPEVAFVLGRPLAGPGATTADAVAAVEYVLPALEVIDSRIADWKITLPDTIADNASSGGVVLGTRPVRLDDQDLSLMGCLLRRDGDLIDTGAGGAVLGSPVNALVWLANVLGERGVSLEAGHVVLPGSITAAVPVAPGQTLTATFAGIGSVTARFGREELT; the protein is encoded by the coding sequence ATGGACCCGGGTTCCGTGGAGAAGGCCGCGGCCGCGCTGCTCGACGCGTACGCCACCGGCACTCCCATCTCGCCCCTGACGAAGGACCATCCGGACATGTCGGTGGCCGACGCCTACGCGGTCCAGCTCGCCCAGGTCAAGGCCTGGACGGCCGCCGGCGCGCGGATCAAGGGCCACAAGGTCGGCCTGACCTCGGCCGCGATGCAGCGCCAGATGGGCGTGGACCAGCCGGACTTCGGCGTGCTGCTGGACACGATGTTCCTGCCGGAGAGCGCCCCGATCGACACCGGCCGGTTCCTGCAGCCCCGGATCGAGCCGGAGGTCGCGTTCGTGCTGGGCCGCCCGCTGGCCGGTCCCGGCGCCACGACGGCGGACGCCGTCGCGGCCGTCGAGTACGTGCTGCCCGCGCTGGAGGTGATCGACTCCCGCATCGCGGACTGGAAGATCACCCTTCCGGACACGATCGCGGACAACGCCTCCAGCGGAGGCGTCGTGCTCGGCACCCGCCCGGTCCGGCTGGACGACCAGGACCTGTCGCTGATGGGCTGCCTGCTGCGCCGCGACGGCGACCTGATCGACACCGGCGCGGGCGGCGCGGTCCTCGGCTCGCCGGTCAACGCGCTGGTCTGGCTGGCCAACGTCCTCGGCGAGCGCGGCGTGAGCCTGGAGGCCGGGCACGTGGTCCTGCCCGGCTCGATCACCGCGGCCGTACCGGTCGCGCCCGGGCAGACACTGACGGCGACGTTCGCCGGGATCGGTTCGGTGACCGCTCGGTTCGGAAGGGAGGAGCTGACATGA
- a CDS encoding acetaldehyde dehydrogenase (acetylating) — protein MNEATRGTRGAAPSQGTGTGRLTAAIVGPGNIGTDLLVKLQRSELIDVHSMVGVVPGSDGLERARKMGVEASAEGVEWLLKQPTLPDLVFEATSAKAHLANAPRYEEAGITAIDLTPAATGPLVCPPVNLDSLSDAPNLNMITCGGQATIPIVHAVSSVVPVPYAEIVASIASRSAGPGTRANIDEFTETTARAIEQVGGAGRGKAIIILNPVDPPMIMRDTVFCAIPSDADTKAIAESVEKMVAKVAAYVPGYTLRVEPQFDEPRDIWNGMARVAVFLEVRGNGDHLPPWAGNLDIMTAAAARVGEQLARRKASI, from the coding sequence ATGAACGAAGCGACCCGGGGGACGCGGGGGGCCGCCCCCTCGCAGGGAACGGGAACGGGCAGGCTGACGGCGGCGATCGTCGGGCCGGGCAACATCGGCACCGACCTGCTGGTCAAGCTCCAGCGCAGCGAGCTGATCGACGTCCACTCGATGGTCGGGGTGGTGCCCGGGTCCGACGGCCTGGAGCGCGCCCGCAAGATGGGCGTCGAGGCGTCGGCGGAGGGCGTGGAGTGGCTGCTGAAGCAGCCCACGCTGCCCGACCTGGTGTTCGAGGCGACGTCGGCGAAGGCGCACCTGGCCAACGCGCCCCGCTACGAGGAGGCGGGGATCACGGCGATCGACCTGACACCGGCCGCGACGGGCCCCCTGGTGTGCCCGCCGGTGAACCTGGACTCGCTGTCGGACGCCCCCAACCTCAACATGATCACCTGCGGCGGGCAGGCGACGATCCCGATCGTGCACGCGGTGTCCTCGGTGGTGCCCGTGCCGTACGCCGAGATCGTCGCGTCGATCGCGTCCCGCTCGGCCGGGCCCGGCACCCGCGCGAACATCGACGAGTTCACCGAGACCACGGCCCGCGCGATCGAGCAGGTCGGCGGCGCCGGGCGGGGCAAGGCGATCATCATCCTGAACCCGGTGGACCCGCCGATGATCATGCGGGACACGGTGTTCTGCGCGATCCCGTCCGACGCCGACACCAAGGCCATCGCGGAGTCGGTCGAGAAGATGGTCGCGAAGGTCGCCGCCTACGTCCCCGGCTACACGCTGCGGGTCGAGCCCCAGTTCGACGAGCCCCGCGACATCTGGAACGGGATGGCCCGCGTCGCGGTGTTCCTGGAGGTCCGCGGCAACGGCGACCACCTGCCGCCGTGGGCCGGCAACCTCGACATCATGACCGCGGCCGCAGCCAGGGTCGGCGAGCAGCTCGCGCGGAGAAAGGCCTCGATATGA
- the dmpG gene encoding 4-hydroxy-2-oxovalerate aldolase, producing the protein MSDVSEKIRITDSTLRDGSHAMAHRFTEEQVRGVVHALDAAGVEVIEVTHGDGLGGSSFNYGFSLEDDVKLVAAAVDEAARAKIAVLLLPGLGTVNDLRMAHDAGASVARVATHCTEADVSLQHFAAARDLGMETVGFLMLSHRVRPEELARQARIMVDGGAQCVYVVDSAGALVLGEAQERISALVKEIGHEAQVGFHGHQNLSLGVANSVLAQQNGARQIDGALCALGAGAGNSPTEVLVATFERLGVPTGVDVQGALAAADDVVKPFLHRLPFADRGAITQGYAGVYSSFLLHAERAAERYGVPAHEILQKVGEAGYVGGQEDMIIDVALQLAAERDRAS; encoded by the coding sequence ATGAGCGACGTCAGCGAGAAGATCCGGATCACCGACTCCACGCTGCGGGACGGCAGCCACGCGATGGCGCACCGCTTCACCGAGGAGCAGGTCCGGGGCGTCGTGCACGCCCTGGACGCCGCCGGCGTCGAGGTCATCGAGGTCACCCACGGCGACGGCCTCGGCGGGTCGTCCTTCAACTACGGCTTCTCGCTGGAGGACGACGTCAAGCTCGTCGCCGCCGCCGTGGACGAGGCCGCCCGGGCCAAGATCGCCGTCCTGCTGCTGCCGGGGCTCGGCACGGTCAACGACCTGAGGATGGCGCACGACGCGGGCGCGTCCGTCGCCCGGGTCGCGACGCACTGCACGGAGGCGGACGTGTCGCTGCAGCACTTCGCCGCCGCCCGCGACCTCGGCATGGAGACCGTCGGGTTCCTCATGCTGTCGCACCGGGTGCGCCCCGAGGAGCTGGCGCGGCAGGCCCGGATCATGGTGGACGGCGGCGCGCAGTGCGTCTACGTCGTCGACTCCGCCGGCGCCCTCGTCCTCGGCGAGGCGCAGGAGCGGATCAGCGCGCTGGTCAAGGAGATCGGGCACGAGGCGCAGGTCGGCTTCCACGGCCACCAGAACCTCTCCCTCGGCGTGGCCAACTCCGTCCTGGCACAGCAGAACGGCGCCCGGCAGATCGACGGCGCGCTGTGCGCTCTCGGCGCGGGGGCCGGCAACTCCCCCACCGAGGTCCTGGTCGCGACCTTCGAGCGGCTCGGCGTCCCGACGGGCGTGGACGTGCAGGGCGCGCTGGCGGCGGCCGACGACGTGGTGAAGCCGTTCCTGCACCGGCTGCCGTTCGCCGACCGCGGCGCGATCACGCAGGGGTACGCGGGCGTGTACTCCAGCTTCCTGCTGCACGCCGAGCGGGCCGCCGAGCGCTACGGCGTCCCGGCGCACGAGATCCTGCAGAAGGTCGGCGAGGCCGGCTACGTGGGCGGCCAGGAGGACATGATCATCGACGTGGCGCTCCAGCTCGCCGCCGAGCGCGACCGCGCGTCATAG
- a CDS encoding HAD family hydrolase, with product MIDAVLFDVDGTLVDTNYLHATTWWQAFLQHGHTVPMADVHRAVGMGSDKLLDHLLPDDRDRDADDGIRTAHTALYAQYWSRLQAFDGAADLLRACSGRGSRVVLASSAAAPELKALRAALDADDAIDDATSGSEVEATKPAPDLVRLALERAAVPAARAVFVGDTRWDVEAARRAGMPCVCVLTGGWGRAELEESGAAAVYDDPRALLEDLDRSPLAL from the coding sequence ATGATCGATGCGGTGCTCTTCGACGTCGACGGCACATTGGTCGACACCAACTATCTGCACGCCACCACCTGGTGGCAGGCGTTCCTCCAGCACGGGCACACCGTCCCCATGGCGGACGTGCACCGGGCGGTCGGCATGGGTTCGGACAAGCTGCTGGACCACCTGCTCCCGGACGACCGGGATCGGGACGCCGACGACGGAATTCGCACCGCGCACACGGCCCTGTACGCCCAGTACTGGTCGCGGCTCCAGGCCTTCGACGGCGCCGCCGACCTGCTGCGGGCCTGCTCCGGGCGCGGGAGCCGCGTCGTGCTCGCCAGCTCGGCCGCCGCGCCCGAGCTGAAGGCGCTGCGCGCGGCGCTGGACGCCGACGACGCGATCGACGACGCCACCTCCGGCTCGGAGGTGGAGGCGACCAAGCCGGCGCCCGACCTCGTCCGGCTCGCCCTGGAACGCGCCGCGGTGCCCGCCGCCCGGGCCGTGTTCGTCGGCGACACCCGCTGGGACGTCGAGGCCGCCCGGCGCGCGGGGATGCCGTGCGTGTGCGTCCTCACCGGTGGCTGGGGCCGCGCCGAGCTGGAGGAGTCGGGCGCGGCGGCCGTCTACGACGACCCCCGCGCCCTCCTGGAGGACCTGGACCGCAGCCCGCTCGCGCTATGA
- a CDS encoding TetR/AcrR family transcriptional regulator: MTHEEPRASTPRGLARREQLVGIGLDLLAEGGWAALTARAVADRARIRPGLLHHYFNGLPGLHVAVAQRASETIVDPVVDALVAAPDTAAALRALRERVLDMLAGERNLRLAAELLVRALRDPRMGAERRDWSREVRARIAARLEHLRPSWPPERREGTAMLFTAMLDGLMLQLILDPELPADPALHATEALAADS, encoded by the coding sequence ATGACCCACGAGGAGCCCCGCGCGTCGACACCCCGCGGCCTGGCACGCCGGGAGCAGCTCGTGGGGATCGGTCTCGACCTGCTCGCCGAGGGCGGCTGGGCCGCGCTCACGGCCCGGGCCGTCGCGGACCGGGCCCGGATCCGGCCGGGGCTGCTCCACCACTACTTCAACGGGCTGCCGGGGCTGCACGTCGCCGTCGCGCAGCGGGCCAGCGAGACGATCGTCGACCCGGTGGTGGACGCGCTGGTCGCCGCGCCGGACACGGCGGCCGCCCTGCGGGCACTGCGCGAGCGCGTCCTGGACATGCTCGCCGGGGAGCGCAACCTCAGGCTCGCCGCCGAACTGCTGGTCCGGGCGCTGCGCGACCCGCGGATGGGCGCCGAGCGGCGGGACTGGTCGCGGGAGGTGCGGGCCCGCATCGCCGCGCGGCTGGAGCACCTGCGCCCCTCCTGGCCCCCCGAGCGCCGCGAGGGCACCGCCATGCTCTTCACCGCGATGCTGGACGGGCTGATGCTCCAGCTGATCCTCGACCCCGAACTGCCTGCCGACCCGGCCCTGCACGCGACCGAGGCTCTTGCCGCCGACTCCTGA
- a CDS encoding universal stress protein, with product MKGVENDEQGHVLFGYDGTAENDTALRWAIEEARLRGLDLVMCHCWHWPYPEEYEDPHGEAVMRRVGENLLECGTRRARELGATGAVRGRLVRGPARGALLRESREAQLSVIGAPGRLDEGAGVLELAAGASRPVIVVKDGTGPRRVVAGADGTTWCDPALGFAAAEAALRGWELRVVYACWEPAAVDAEELGLFHDRELLEKTRAAELEAAVAPWRQRYPGLDIRVSLLLEPPLAALFDAADDAGLLVLGDRGAGIARLGSTSTAVLRHARRAVAIVPARRD from the coding sequence ATGAAGGGCGTGGAGAACGACGAGCAAGGGCACGTCCTGTTCGGCTACGACGGGACGGCGGAGAACGACACGGCGCTGCGCTGGGCGATCGAGGAGGCCCGGCTGCGCGGCCTCGACCTGGTGATGTGCCACTGCTGGCACTGGCCCTACCCGGAGGAGTACGAAGACCCGCACGGCGAGGCGGTCATGAGGAGGGTCGGGGAGAACCTGCTGGAATGCGGCACGCGGCGAGCGCGCGAGCTGGGGGCGACCGGCGCGGTGCGCGGCCGCCTGGTCCGCGGTCCGGCCCGCGGCGCGCTGCTGCGCGAGTCCCGAGAGGCGCAGCTGTCGGTGATCGGGGCACCCGGGCGGCTGGACGAGGGCGCGGGGGTGCTGGAGCTCGCGGCGGGCGCCTCCCGCCCCGTGATCGTCGTCAAGGACGGGACGGGCCCCCGCCGGGTCGTGGCGGGCGCCGACGGGACGACGTGGTGCGACCCGGCGCTGGGCTTCGCCGCCGCCGAGGCGGCGCTGCGCGGCTGGGAGCTGCGCGTGGTGTACGCGTGCTGGGAGCCCGCCGCGGTCGACGCGGAGGAGCTGGGGCTGTTCCACGACAGGGAACTGCTGGAGAAGACGCGCGCCGCCGAGCTGGAGGCGGCCGTGGCGCCGTGGCGCCAGCGGTACCCGGGGCTCGACATCCGGGTCTCGCTGCTGCTGGAGCCCCCCTTGGCGGCGCTGTTCGACGCCGCCGACGACGCCGGGCTGCTGGTCCTGGGAGACCGGGGCGCCGGGATCGCCCGGCTGGGCTCGACCAGCACGGCGGTGCTCCGGCATGCCCGTCGCGCCGTCGCGATCGTCCCCGCGCGCCGGGACTGA
- a CDS encoding aquaporin, with translation MYRRIAAELMGTLLLVYFAVGVATLSFGFGVAGRSLSAGVVATALAFGLVLLVLVYAIGPISGCHINPAVTLGVLLARRIPPLDAVGYWIAQFAGGILGALLLWATFSGSPLYARSVTGLGADGWGDASLIHIDMGGAFLTEVVLTALFVFIVLSMTSTAAIPSVAGVGIGLALTTVHLIGIPITGTSVNPARSLGPAVVVGGTALSQVWLFIVAPLVGAVVAAALHGLVGPPEKETPLPPVQEDEAP, from the coding sequence GTGTACAGGAGGATCGCGGCGGAGCTCATGGGCACGCTGCTCCTGGTCTACTTCGCGGTGGGCGTGGCGACCCTGTCGTTCGGCTTCGGCGTCGCCGGGCGCAGCCTTTCGGCGGGCGTCGTCGCGACGGCGCTGGCCTTCGGCCTGGTGCTCCTCGTCCTGGTCTACGCGATCGGGCCGATCTCGGGCTGCCACATCAACCCGGCCGTCACGCTGGGCGTGCTGCTCGCCCGCCGGATCCCCCCGCTCGACGCCGTCGGCTACTGGATCGCCCAGTTCGCCGGCGGCATCCTGGGCGCGCTCCTGCTGTGGGCGACCTTCTCCGGCTCGCCGCTCTACGCCCGCTCCGTGACCGGCCTCGGCGCGGACGGGTGGGGCGACGCCAGCCTCATCCACATCGACATGGGCGGCGCGTTCCTCACGGAGGTCGTGCTGACCGCCCTGTTCGTGTTCATCGTCCTGTCCATGACGAGCACGGCGGCCATCCCGTCCGTCGCCGGGGTCGGCATCGGCCTCGCCCTCACGACCGTCCACCTCATCGGCATCCCGATCACGGGGACCTCGGTCAACCCGGCCCGCAGCCTCGGGCCGGCCGTCGTCGTGGGCGGGACGGCCCTGTCGCAGGTGTGGCTGTTCATCGTCGCGCCCCTGGTGGGGGCCGTGGTGGCCGCGGCGCTGCACGGCTTGGTCGGGCCGCCGGAGAAGGAGACCCCGCTCCCGCCCGTGCAGGAGGACGAGGCCCCCTAG
- the argG gene encoding argininosuccinate synthase codes for MSKVLTSLPVGERVGIAFSGGLDTSVAVAWMRDKGAVPCAYTADIGQYDEPDIASVPGRAAKYGAEVARLVDCRAALVEEGLAALACGAFHIRSGGRSYFNTTPLGRAVTGTLLVRAMLEDDVQIWGDGSTFKGNDIERFYRYGLLANPSLLVYKPWLDADFVTELGGRTEMSQWLLARGLPYRDSVEKAYSTDANIWGATHEAKALEHLDAGIEIVDPIMGVRFWDPAVEISAEDVTIGFEQGRPVTINGKEFGSAVDLVLEANAIGGRHGIGMSDQIENRVIEAKSRGIYEAPGMALLHAAYERLVNAIHNEDTLATYHSEGRRLGRLMYEGRWLDPQALMLRESLQRWVGTAVTGEVTLRLRRGEDYSVLDTAGPAFSYHPDKLSMERTEDSAFGPVDRIGQLTMRNLDIADSRAKLEQYAGLGMVGSAHPALIGAAQAASTGLIGAMPAGGAEAIASRGKDSRDAEVLDRAAMEFGTD; via the coding sequence ATGTCCAAAGTGCTGACCTCCCTGCCCGTCGGTGAGCGCGTCGGGATCGCCTTCTCCGGTGGCCTCGACACTTCGGTGGCGGTCGCGTGGATGCGCGACAAGGGCGCGGTGCCGTGCGCCTACACCGCCGACATCGGGCAGTACGACGAGCCCGACATCGCGTCCGTGCCCGGCCGCGCCGCCAAGTACGGGGCGGAGGTCGCGCGCCTGGTCGACTGCCGGGCCGCCCTCGTGGAGGAGGGGCTCGCCGCCCTGGCGTGCGGCGCGTTCCACATCCGCTCCGGCGGCCGCAGCTACTTCAACACCACCCCGCTCGGACGGGCCGTGACGGGGACCCTCCTGGTCCGCGCCATGCTGGAGGACGACGTCCAGATCTGGGGCGACGGCTCGACGTTCAAGGGCAACGACATCGAGCGGTTCTACCGGTACGGGCTGCTGGCCAACCCGTCCCTGCTGGTCTACAAGCCCTGGCTCGACGCCGACTTCGTCACCGAGCTCGGCGGCCGCACGGAGATGTCGCAGTGGCTGCTCGCCCGCGGCCTGCCCTATCGCGACAGCGTGGAGAAGGCCTACTCGACCGACGCCAACATCTGGGGCGCGACCCATGAGGCCAAGGCGCTGGAGCACCTCGACGCCGGGATCGAGATCGTCGATCCGATCATGGGCGTGCGGTTCTGGGACCCCGCCGTGGAGATCTCCGCCGAGGACGTCACGATCGGCTTCGAGCAGGGCCGCCCGGTGACGATCAACGGCAAGGAGTTCGGGTCCGCCGTCGACCTGGTCCTGGAGGCCAACGCCATCGGGGGGCGGCACGGCATCGGGATGTCCGACCAGATCGAGAACCGCGTCATCGAGGCCAAGAGCCGCGGCATCTACGAGGCGCCCGGTATGGCGCTGCTGCACGCGGCCTACGAGCGGCTCGTCAACGCGATCCACAACGAGGACACCCTCGCCACCTATCACAGCGAGGGGCGGCGGCTCGGCCGGCTCATGTACGAGGGACGCTGGCTGGACCCGCAGGCGCTGATGCTGCGCGAGTCGCTGCAGCGCTGGGTCGGGACCGCCGTCACCGGCGAGGTCACCCTGCGGCTGCGGCGCGGCGAGGACTACTCCGTCCTCGACACCGCCGGGCCCGCCTTCAGCTACCACCCCGACAAGCTGTCCATGGAGCGCACCGAGGACTCCGCCTTCGGCCCCGTGGACCGGATCGGCCAGCTGACCATGCGCAACCTCGACATCGCCGACTCGCGCGCCAAGCTGGAGCAGTACGCCGGGCTCGGCATGGTCGGCAGCGCGCACCCGGCCCTGATCGGCGCCGCGCAGGCGGCCTCGACCGGGCTGATCGGCGCGATGCCGGCGGGCGGCGCGGAGGCGATCGCCTCCCGCGGCAAGGACTCCCGGGACGCCGAGGTGCTCGACCGCGCCGCCATGGAGTTCGGCACCGACTGA